A genomic region of Pristiophorus japonicus isolate sPriJap1 chromosome 20, sPriJap1.hap1, whole genome shotgun sequence contains the following coding sequences:
- the phpt1 gene encoding 14 kDa phosphohistidine phosphatase, whose protein sequence is MAAEGLERVADVQIEAGGVFKYVLIRVGRDCGSGPGGEKDIVRGWASAEYHADIYDEACAEIEKQGLHCECQGGGRIKHDSGAKTIHVYGYSMGFGRAKHEITMKILKAKYPDYSVTWADEGY, encoded by the exons ATGGCAGCGGAGGGTCTGGAGCGGGTGGCTGATGTGCAGATTGAGGCGGGCGGGGTGTTCAAGTACGTGCTGATCCGGGTGGGCCGGGACTGCGGCTCCGGACCCGGCGGGGAGAAGGACATCGTTCGCGGCTGGGCCTCGGCCGAGTATCACG CTGATATCTACGACGAGGCATGTGCTGAGATTGAGAAGCAGGGTCTGCACTGTGAGTGCCAAGGTGGCGGTCGGATCAAGCACGATAGTGGAGCCAAGACCATCCACGTGTATGGATACTCCATG GGCTTTGGCCGGGCAAAGCACGAAATAACAATGAAGATCCTGAAAGCCAAGTACCCAGACTACAGCGTGACCTGGGCAGATGAGGGTTACTGA